The Rosa rugosa chromosome 1, drRosRugo1.1, whole genome shotgun sequence genomic sequence tgataaaTAAAAGACAGAGACTTCCATCTCGCACTCTCATCTCTCTCCAATTTCAATTGCCCTCTTTTGCTTTTCCCTTCCCTTCTTTCCCTCCTCTTCgcgaggtttttttttttctttttttctttttttttgttttctttttattttctctcctcgtcttcttcttctcctcctccttcctaTTCCCCGAAACCCTAACCTGAAATCGCCGATCAATTCCGTACGAATTCCGACTTGTTGTTGGGCGGAAGAGGatgcaacagcagcagcagagGCTTaaacaacaacagcagcagcagcagcaagccATGATGCAGCAGTCGCTTTACCAGCACCCTGCTCTCTTAGCCCCGCCTCAGGTAGGCTCATATCCTTTGTAATTCTGCAGATTTGTAATTTTTATATGTCTATCGGAAATTGTGTGCAGAGGTATATGGGAAATTATTCTACCACTTAGTATGTGATTTGACAAAAGGGATATTTTAGGCATGGAAAGTGTTAATGTGCGTAATTAACAGAAGGGACGATTAACAATCATACACTTTGAAGCTTAATTCGATACTTATTAATTTACGTTTTCGTACATAGAGAATACAGATgtgtttgagaaaaaaaaaacatagatgTGAGTAATTCATTGGAGGATGTGGTTTGGGCTCTTTGTGGGATGGATGGGTATATTCTAAGTTTGTTGGGATATTTTCTAATTTATTGTTTGATTATGCATCTCTCCAAAGTGGTTGGTGTGAGGAGTGTAAATTTATTACCTTaggtttttttctttcctttttttttttttttttacatttttattttgCAGATAGAGCCTATCTTGAGTGGAAATCTGCCTCCTGGGTTTGATTCAAGTACATGCCGCAGTGTGTGAGTGTTAtatagatttttctttttctttttgggtttataattacatatagggTTATTTAGTTTGTTTTCATGCCTGAAACATTTATTTTGTAACAATAATGCACAATAATGCTGTTTTGCTGATAATAGTCATATGCATACACGCTAGCTGCACACTTAGCTTTTCTGCTACATGTATGTACCATGTATAAACGTTACATATATGTACATGTCTGTGTGTCTGTGAATCTAATGAGTCCTTGCATATCTGTTGCATTTATCTGTTAGGTAGGCTGCATTAAGTGTTGCTATAAAATTATCtgatataatttttttaatttcttgggAAATGCAGGTATGTTGGAAATATTCATCCCCAGGTTACTGATACCCTTCTTCAAGAAGTTTTTGCCAGTACTGGCCCACTTGAGGGATGCAAGCTCATAAGGAAAGATAAGGTGGGATGTTTTGTTGTACCCTATTTCATATGTTTTTAAGGGTTGGGGATGTTAATATAATACTATAGGATTTGAGAAATTCCATTTGTTTGGTTTTATTTCAGGATTATATTGTGGCTTCATATGTATAATATATGAGTTCAGAAACTTTTAGATTTGAGAGAGCTTTTTAGTTTCTCTTTTGGAAACCTGCTAACTTCTCATCTCCAATGTCTTCTATATGCAGTCATCCTATGGATTTGTTGATTACTATGATCGCCGATCAGCTGCCCTTGCTATTGTTTCTCTCAACGGCAGGCATCTGTAAGTAGAAATCTCAACAGAATCACGATCAACCATTTTTTAGTATTATTCTTTGTCTCAGTTTGTTGTTTGTTCAGGTTTGGACAGCCAATTAAAGTTAATTGGGCCTATCAAAGTAGTCAGAGGGAGGATACTTCAGGTTTATATATGCTTCAGAGTGTTTAAATGATGTTTTGGTTTTTCAACTCTTCATAATCTTAATTGCTCGTGCTATCTCATGTTGTGATGCAGgtcattttaatatttttgttGGTGATCTTAGCGCTGAGGTTACCGATGCTACATTGTTTGCATGCTTTTCTGTTTACCCCAGTTGTTCGTAAGCTCCATTTCCTTATTTTCTATAACTCTGTTGACTTTTGATTTTCTGGGATATTTGTATTGGATTCTAGAAGTATACTGTTTGAAAGCACATTCAGACTTGAGAATAACTTGACCGGACTGATATCTGGTATTCTGGTTACAGAGATGCAAGGGTTATGTGGGATCCAAAAAGTGGGCGCTCAAGGGGCTTTGGGTTTGTTTCATTCCGGAATCAGCAGGTACTGGAATTGTTTTAGTTAACATTTCCTTTTTATCTTATGTAGTTAtgttttcctttctcttttataCGCTGAATGTGTTGCTGTTTTCTATTTTTGGCTTCAGGATGCCCAAAGTGCCATAAATGACTTAAATGGTAAGACAAAGAACATTCCTTTGATGAAATTTGTTTGCTTTTTAATTAAGGAGTGGTTTTGATTCTTCATAGCTGTTGCAGTTGGTTTCTAGCCTCTCTAACTATTAAGTTGATATTTCAGGAAAGTGGCTTGCAAGTAGACAAATTCGGTGCAACTGGGCTACAAAAGGTGCTGCTTCAAATGATGATAAACAGAGTTCTGATTCTAAAAGTGTGGTAGAGCTGACAAATGGAACATCAGGTTTGTCTTTCTGTTAATGTTACAGATCTTTGTTGTTTCCTTTGCAGCTGtgaatttgaatttgtttttgtCTGCGTTGTTTATTTCTTCTTTCATTAGggggttttctttttatgtgaCTGGTGTTGGGTTGTGTACCAAATCTTTCCTTTACGAGGTCATGTTTTTAGGTGTTGAATTATCTGTTGATCcttgaatttgaattttcatTTTGAGCCTTGTGTCTCCTGTAAATGCCCAAATTGTTGAATCAGAAATTATCTTGTATTGCAATTGGAAATTGACTGTTGATTCTTGAGATATGATCATTactacttttctttctttatccTGCTTTGTATTAATCATGGTTTTTGCCCCTTGCAGAAGATGGTCAGGAGAAGCCTAATGAAGATGCTCCAGAGAACAATCCTCAGTATACCACAGTTTATGTTGGCAATCTGGCTCCTGAGGCAAGGCTCTGTTATTTTAACTCTTAGTATTACATTTTTGGTGCTTTGTCAACCTAACTGTTAGGTGGTTATCAAGTTTCACCAACTATTTTATCCTTGTCTGTGGGTATATATAAGATTAGGATAGTTGAGTTG encodes the following:
- the LOC133736830 gene encoding oligouridylate-binding protein 1-like — translated: MQQQQQRLKQQQQQQQQAMMQQSLYQHPALLAPPQIEPILSGNLPPGFDSSTCRSVYVGNIHPQVTDTLLQEVFASTGPLEGCKLIRKDKSSYGFVDYYDRRSAALAIVSLNGRHLFGQPIKVNWAYQSSQREDTSGHFNIFVGDLSAEVTDATLFACFSVYPSCSDARVMWDPKSGRSRGFGFVSFRNQQDAQSAINDLNGKWLASRQIRCNWATKGAASNDDKQSSDSKSVVELTNGTSEDGQEKPNEDAPENNPQYTTVYVGNLAPEVTQAELHRHFHALGAGTIEDVRVQRDKGFGFVRYSTHSEAAAAIQMGNARFLCGKPIKCSWGSKPTPPGTTSSPLAPPAAAYMPGFSATDLAAYERQMAYSKMGGPQALMLPQGQHGMKAPMGMGAGT